In Calliopsis andreniformis isolate RMS-2024a chromosome 8, iyCalAndr_principal, whole genome shotgun sequence, one DNA window encodes the following:
- the LOC143182093 gene encoding rap guanine nucleotide exchange factor 2 isoform X10, which translates to MDAFGMYQFSQGLTGRPELYQKSNRSSHSSDTSSAYSGSDTMTSVQSSLDADADDVDLSGLVESIVDSDEEEDLAESMDSLTVRDPVRECLEKDPMERTEDDIETLLEFTQQLKAFTNMTLAVRRALCAVMVFAVVERAGMIVLNDGEELDSWSVLINGAVEIEYSNGEIEQLHLGDSFGILPTMERLLHRGVMRTKCDDCQFVCVTQADYFRIQHQGEENTRRHEENGRVILVTELRGALDGGARRGHVVIRGTPERLMLQLIEENSITDPTYIEDFLLTHRTFIDSPLLVASQLLEWFDQAQVRDRVARVVLLWVNNHFTDFETDPAMMEFLEAFETALEREKMQGQQRLLNIACAVKARTRNVTLARPSRDEVLHFSILGGYERGFGIFISKVDKKSKAEDVGLKRGDQILEVNGQSFEHVSHARALEILRGSTHLSITVKSNLLAFKEMLQMPDDSPRPRGRANKPEISRIQTDPRARLSTHVDPITPVNPLNPLVSGVPLLIPDSNVSPCKDAKKEHKGFMTLGPKRRLQKALMKMNILPKNTINDGVHVDDSLAPPHTPPGTGLSQTTTNLYHSKSNPDLTSLYCYDDLRAPDYPEHVLKVYKADQTCKYLLIHKETTAHEVVMLALQEFGITESSSNFSLAEVSVGEGGMIKQRRLPDQLQNLAERIGLSSRYYLKTNGISETLVADEQAPELIRESQVHFLQLNAVEVAIQLTLQDFSIFRQIESTEYVDDLFELKSRYGVPMLRQFSELVNREMFWVVTEVCSEHNLVRRSKIIKQFIKIARQCKECKNFNSMFAIVSGLGHGAVSRLRASWEKLPSKYQRLFGDLQELMDPSRNMSKYRQLVASEQTQPPIIPFYPVVKKDLTFIHLGNDSRVENLVNFEKLRMIAKEVRTLTNMCSSPYDLSIMLERGGQPPSSAMVALNQMTTGNQVLRCPGGQTATVKRRKKSTAAPNPKKMFEEAQMVRRVKAYLANMKVVTDEERLHALSVECEPHAGAVTVAAAVPLSASRGRRHPSPTLSTTSSASSTSEGRKSIQGTKFGAASPQAVRKMLALSDPHKTRPYQPKHCPPPLPVPGLALHSTGLEPSPGAPRRVGSGSRVPMHERSHSDTPSSLPPPVDLSAESSSVTSLSNLQPLRKTLTSGSVTSSDSGHSTQLDSHSGSSVEAGGSPPPPQRRHSAMQGLGVAAGLPPPGASTAITTMTTMASMTTMRPGVGSTQCRQPPAYKVAAQMARLHRLGRAHSHEGVTYRTDHEDDDENAQVSAV; encoded by the exons ATGGACGCCTTCGGCATGTACCAA TTTTCTCAAGGCCTGACTGGCAGGCCAGAGCTATACCAAAAGTCCAATAGAAGCAGCCATTCAAGTGACACAAGTTCAGCATACAGTGGTTCGGACACAATGACATCTGTACAGAGCTCGTTGGATGCAGATGCGGATGATGTAGATCTTTCAGGACTTGTTGAATCCATAGTGGATAGCGATGAAGAAGAAGATCTTGCAGAGAGCATGGAC AGCTTGACTGTTCGTGATCCAGTCAGAGAATGTCTAGAAAAAGACCCTATGGAAAGGACAGAAGATGATATAGAAACACTCTTAGAATTCACTCAGCAATTAAAGGCCTTCACAAACATGACTCTGGCAGTAAGAAGAGCGCTGTGCGCTGTGATGGTATTTGCCGTTGTTGAACGCGCTGGTATGATAGTGTTAAACGATGGCGAAGAATTGGATAGTTGGAGTGTGCTTATTAATGGTGCTGTGGAAATCGAATACAGTAATGGAGAAATTGAACAATTGCACCTTGGCGACAGTTTTGGAATCTTGCCCaccatggaaagacttttgcatagaGGTGTCATGAGGACAAA ATGCGATGACTGCCAATTTGTATGTGTTACTCAAGCAGATTACTTTAGAATTCAACATCAGGGTGAAGAAAATACGAGGAGGCATGAAGAAAATGGAAGAGTAATTCTGGTAACAGAATTGAGGGGTGCTCTGGATGGAGGAGCTCGCAGGGGTCACGTAGTTATTCGTGGAACTCCTGAGCGTTTAATGTTACAACTTATAGAAGAAAACAGTATTACCGATCCCACTTATATAGAAGACTTCTTATTAACCCATCGAACATTTATCGATAGTCCATTATTAGTTGCGAGTCAATTGTTAGAGTGGTTCGACCAAGCACAAGTTAGAGACAGAGTTGCCCGTGTAGTGCTCCTTTGGGTGAATAACCATTTTACAGATTTTGAAACTGATCCAGCTATGATGGAATTTTTAGAAGCATTTGAAACTGCACTGGAAAGGGAGAAAATGCAGGGACAACAAAG ATTATTAAATATTGCGTGCGCGGTGAAAGCAAGAACGCGGAACGTAACGCTGGCGAGGCCCAGCAGGGACGAGGTCCTGCATTTTAGTATTTTAGGTGGTTACGAAAGGGGTTTCGGTATCTTCATTTCAAAAGTGGATAAAAAGTCGAAGGCTGAGGATGTTGGTTTGAAACGGGGCGATCAAATTTTAGAAGTGAATGGACAAAGTTTTGAGCACGTCAGTCATGCCAGGGCTCTTGAAATTTTACGAGGATCTACTCATCTCAGCATAACGGTGAAATCGAATTTACTTG CGTTTAAAGAAATGCTTCAGATGCCAGACGATTCACCGAGGCCGCGAGGAAGAGCAAACAAACCTGAAATTTCGAGAATTCAAACAGATCCACGTGCAAGATTGTCCACACATGTGGATCCAATAACCCCTGTAAACCCATTAAATCCTCTAGTGAGCGGTGTTCCATTATTAATTCCTGATTCTAACGTTTCTCCGTGTAAAGATGCTAAAAAGGAACATAAAGGATTCATGACACTTGGTCCAAAAAGGAGATTACAGAAAGCTCTCATGAAAATGAATATACTGCCAAAGAACACTATTAA CGACGGTGTACACGTCGACGATTCTCTTGCACCTCCCCACACGCCCCCAGGAACAGGACTTTCACAGACCACCACAAATCTTTATCACTCTAAAAGCAATCCTGACCTTACGTCGTTATATTGTTACGATGACTTAAGGGCGCCCGATTACCCCGAGCACGTTTTAAAAGTTTACAAAGCTGATCAAACTTGTAAATATCTTCTTATTCACAAAGAAACAACGGCACATGAG GTGGTAATGCTTGCTCTTCAGGAGTTTGGTATAACCGAGAGCAGTTCGAACTTTTCTTTAGCCGAAGTTAGTGTCGGAGAAGGGGGTATGATTAAACAGCGGAGGTTACCTGATCAGTTGCAAAATCTCGCTGAAAGGATCGGCTTGAGTTCTcgatattatttaaaaactaATGGGATCTCAGAGACGCTCGTTGCAGATGAACAAGCGCCTGAACTCATTCGTGAATCTCAAGTTCACTTCTTGCAGTTAAATGCAGTTGAGGTTGCCATTCAGTTGACCTTGCAGGATTTCAGTATATTTAG GCAAATTGAATCTACGGAATACGTGGACGATTTATTCGAGTTGAAAAGTAGATATGGAGTGCCTATGCTCAGGCAGTTTTCAGAACTAGTCAACAGAGAAATGTTTTGGGTTGTGACAGAAGTTTGTTCTGAGCACAATCTTGTACGGCGtagtaaaataataaaacaattcATAAAAATAGCTC GTCAATGTAAGGAATGCAAGAATTTCAActctatgtttgcaattgtgtCTGGTTTGGGTCACGGAGCCGTGTCAAGATTACGAGCTTCGTGGGAGAAACTGCCAAGCAAATATCAGAGGCTATTCGGTGATTTACAGGAACTGATGGATCCTAGCCGCAACATGAGCAAATACCGACAATTGGTGGCATCCGAACAAACACAACCTCCTATA ATTCCATTTTATCCTGTAGTAAAGAAAGACTTGACATTCATACATCTCGGTAACGATTCTCGAGTCGAAAATTTGGTAAATTTCGAGAAGCTGAGGATGATCGCGAAGGAAGTAAGAACGCTAACGAACATGTGTTCTTCGCCTTACGATTTATCGATAATGTTGGAAAGAGGCGGTCAGCCACCCAGTTCGGCCATGGTTGCATTAAATCAAATGACCACTGGAAATCAAG TATTGCGTTGTCCAGGCGGACAAACTGCAACCGTGAAAAGGCGGAAGAAGTCCACTGCAGCGCCGAACCCGAAGAAGATGTTCGAGGAGGCACAGATGGTCAGAAGAGTGAAAGCGTACCTAGCGAACATGAAGGTGGTAACAGATGAAGAGCGATTACATGCTCTGTCTGTAGAATGTGAACCACATGCAGGAGCCGTCACAGTAGCTGCGGCGGTGCCTCTCAGTGCAAGCAGGGGAAGAAGACACCCTTCTCCGACGTTATCAACTacaagcagtgccagcagcaccaGTGAAGGTAGAAAGAGTATACAAG GTACAAAGTTCGGAGCAGCCTCGCCTCAAGCAGTACGAAAGATGTTAGCGCTCTCTGACCCCCACAAAACTCGTCCATACCAACCTAAACACTGTCCACCGCCGCTTCCAGTGCCAGGATTGGCTTTGCATTCCACCGGACTGGAACCTAGTCCCGGTGCACCTAGGAGAGTAGGATCTGGTAGCCGAGTTCCTATGCATGAGAGATCTCATAGCGATACTCCTTCCAGTTTACCACCACCTGTCGACCTCAGCGCTGAAAGTAGTAGTGTGACCAGCCtgagcaatcttcaaccattgaGAAAAACGTTGACCAGTG GTTCGGTGACGAGCAGTGACAGTGGTCACAGTACACAGCTGGATAGCCACAGTGGAAGCAGTGTAGAAGCTGGTGGCAGTCCACCGCCACCTCAAAGACGGCACTCCGCGATGCAAG GTCTCGGAGTAGCTGCGGGACTTCCTCCCCCAGGAGCTAGCACAGCGATTACGACCATGACTACCATGGCGTCGATGACGACGATGCGTCCAGGGGTCGGTAGTACTCAGTGCCGTCAACCGCCTGCATACAAAGTCGCTGCACAGATGGCAAGGTTGCACAGGCTTGGCCGTGCCCACAGCCACGAGGGTGTTACCTACAGGACCGACCATGAAGATG